The genomic stretch AAAGTGACTGCTATGAAGATTTTGTGGGGTATACTTTTGTATGACAGAACTCTGACAACTGGTATGAAAGTGAGGAAAGTCGTTATTTTAGTTGGAGTATCCCGGGGTTCCACGTGTCATGTGTGAAACTCCTTGACTTTTTACTTTTTGAGGATCCCACATATTCTCAGGAGTCAGTGGATGCTTGTTGGAAAGAGTAATCAGTGTGATTATTGTGTGAGACGGACTCACTTTGTTAGACggttcatttttttaaaaatcacTCGTTTATTATTATAGCAATAAATGAGTGGTTTCTTTAATACAAAAGAATCGTCTCACTGTATAATAACATCTTATTTTATAGTTTTTGTATTGGAAATGGTTCTAGCATTATTTTACCTTTTGAATCTGTGAGTTACTGCTAACATAAGTGATGGAGCAACGATAGTCCGTCATGCTTGCATCAGCTAATTTTAGAAACTTTTTACATCATCCATCTTTTTTTAGTTTCTGTTTTACTAATAATAGACAAATTATTAATTCTTTTATGGATTAGTAATACTAACGCGACATTGAACAATTGTATGCATACAATGATACAATGGTCGCATGTAACTTTTTGTCGTAACTTTTTATTAGCCTGTTTTATTAGCAATCGAACTTGTGGCCAGCCAACTTTTAACCAGTTACGCCAACTCATATGGGCAaagaatcgattgaatgaattgaATTATAAGAAGACTTTTGTACAGTTAACAGTTTTAATTACACTGCATATTGCAAAACCCTACAGCTAAGCTCAAAGCCTCGAACTGTAACTTGACTAACTTCAGAAATAATCTCTTGAATTCAAAACATGTCTTCATGGTTCTTGTATCGTTGTAGAAGAACATATATGGACTGCTTCTGTAAGTGAAGCGAAAACGCTGTCTTCTCCAATCAAGCTCATCAACCCAGATGCATGGAGTTTGTCAACTACTAGTTGTCCTGGACTTCCAATTACAAgctacacacaaaaaaaaaaacgttcaAAAACATACTCGTAGTTTCTAATATATATTTAACTTTGTTTTATAAGGTTTTTTATACATTTTTGACCAACTAATTTACGATTTGGAGTCTTCCTTTACAGTAACACAAAAACTTATACGAGACCGTCTTGTAAAGAAATATTTACCATATAGAACTTGGAATATAATACTCCGTAACTATTACTCCGTATCTGTCAATATATAGTAACCCCATATAATAGCCCCACAAATACTTTAGTTAAGGCATTTTGATCTGAAATAATAAGACCAGATTTTGTAACTATTTTACAGCCAAATGTGACTACTATTGAAAAACGAGTTACCATAAGCTGTAACATTGACTGTACCATTGTAGTTACATTAAACCATAAAATGTCACATATTCCCGTTTAAAGCTTCAGACAAAAAATGGCCGTATGAAACAAGAATTTCCATAGTTAAGGTAGGTAGCCAATACCTTGACATTTTTCTTTTGTAGGCATCTGTATAGTTTTTCAAGGGCATGTGTGCCACTGGTATCCATATCTGCAACAGCTGCAAAGCAGTGGAGTTTGTTTAGTACCAAGTATCTCATAACACAACTGAACAAAGACAAGACGACGTTTGACAGTACTCCCCAAAGTTCCGGTCAATTCTGTACATTTTTTCTACTTACCTGTCTCAACCATTTATTTACGTTTCCGTTTTAAGTATATGCAAgctattttttcttcttttctaggAGTATATTTCTATTTTCTAAGCATTCATTCTCTATGCCCGGATCTTTATGCCAAAACCAATTGTACAGAAATGACGGGTATGGAGGAATTCGATATAAATGGGCAGTTGGGTAATGTAAGAGTGTTTACCTGACATGTCAATgatcaaataattaattttttgCATATTCGTTTCTGCAACTTTATCTTCCTCCTCTTTAAGCCACTTCATTACCCTGCATCGAATATTAACCTAGTTTACGCCTCTTGATACAATGTGCAGCACTCCTATGGTTATTATAAATGTGTTGTGAGAATATACCTGTCTCTAATGTAATTTGAGTTCGAGAAGTAGATGGAAGTGTCAACTCTAACAATAAGAACTCCGGGGATCAATGTCGCCTCAGAAAACTGTTGAATGTTCTTGTACTCTGAACAACCCGGAATCTTTCCGAGCAATGCAGTTTGTGGCCGCGTCACCCTGAACATTATCTTACCAACTGATAGACAAACCTGAGCACAACTTTCTGTGTTAAGACTGTTAGTGAGAAACCCTCTTTGGAAACCTGATAAATCTGACCCGATTCAAACCCGACTCTGACCTAATTGACACATTAACCAAGGCTAAAAAAATGTAGGGCGATGATTCTCACCGCTATGAAAAGTCCAATCTCAAAGGAATCGAAAATGACTCCCAAGAAAGCTCCAATACAAGCAACGAAGTCGAATTTGTCAATCTTCCATATCTGAATTATTTCTTTGATGTCAATTATGCCCAGAACAGCAGAAATAACGATGGAGGCAAGTATTGCATTCGGAATGTAGTTGAACAATGGCGTGATAAACTCTAGAGTCAGCAATGCTATGGAGGCCATCACAATGTTGGAGACTGCTGTTTGACAACCTGCCATGTAATTCACTGCTGACCGTCCAAACCCTCCTGCACGTTGACAAAGCGGAACCAGGTATTAGTTTCAGTCTCGAACCAGGTTTTAATTTGATAATAAAAAGTGAGGGAAAAAAACTCTTGACCTGAAACTACATAGCAAGATGTGATCGAACCGATTAGATTAGAGACTCCTAGTGCTACCATTTCTTGGTTTCCGTCTAACTCGTATCCTCTCATGTCTGCAAAAGTTCTTCCAATGGCCAAAGCTTCCtataggaaaataaaataaaacatttcTTATTCATATAAACATTTCTATACTCTGACGGTCTAAAacttacagttagtgcaataattCCGACAACAGCACCAATTTTGAAACCTTTGgttagattggctccggaaaagTATAGTTCGTCAATAGATAATGGATTTATACCCTTCGGAATATGTCCAACCTGAAATCGACGTACAGTAAGAAACAGACGGACTACATAAGGTCGTTTTGGTTTCCGAGTATAATAAACAGTTCTCACTTACAATTTGAACACCATGTTTATTAGCTTGGGTGATGTAAACAAAAAATGTCGCCAGTGTCAGAGAGACCAACGGAGCAATTGCTGCGACCCAGAACAATCTCTTGTTCTTTTTTCCCTGTTATTCGATATGGAGTGTAAGTAATATATTACGGATTAAGAGTAACGCATTTGAAAGACGATAAAAAGAAAAGTTCAGAATAAGGGATCTTACAATGTACTTTGCAACCAGAAGGAACACCAAAAATGATACTCCTATGACAATAGTGCGCCAATCCCACTGTCGAAAAATTGCCAATGCTTTTTTTTATCAGTTTAAGGCGTTATAAAATTGACCCGACCCAATCTGATCCTACACAGAGACGATTTTTGGCAAAATAATAGTAAAGCGTACTAAAAGTGTTAGATAATGGAGACAGGAAAGGATAGACATACGCCATGGCGAGCTGAGCTCACAACTGAGTGCATAACAGAGATGATATCCGTCTTCTTAGTAAACCGTTTGATACCAAGCAAGCCTTTTAACTGTTGAAGAGATATAACAATGGCAGCACCAGCCATGAATCCAATAGTTACAGCATGAGACAGAAACTCAGCCAAGAAGCCCAATCTGATATGTACGTCAGAGTTAGTACTAGGATCACGAGTCCATCTCGTACGAGAATGTACGTGCAGATTGAAAAATACCTGAGGGATCCCAGAGCAGCAAGAGTGATACCAGCAAAGAAGGTGGTGGTGAAAGCGAGACGACGATATTCATCAGCTTGTGTCACAGGATCATATTCCTTTTGTAAGAAATTACCCATCATGATAGAGACTACAGCCACCGGCCCAATCGCCAGCGATCTTGAGCTTCCCATCGCTGCGTATATCAGTGGTGGAACAAAGCTgctatctgttttttttttttttttttttttttttttttttttttttttttggttcaacGAAGCGCACgcttagtcgcattacaataaggggagggggaatcgaacctgagacctattgtccaggatacctccgtcttaaccactaggcTAAGACATCTTCGGTGCTGCTATCTGTTGTATTACATTCCCACATTAGCCCTATGCGGTTTTCTATTAGTCTCccttaagacggttttaacttAATACGAGAAAAATGTcaccattttataataaaattaaaagtaAGCATATAAACTGATGTTAACTTTTTATAAGGAAATGATCACATTTTATCCGTTTTAATTTCAGACAGATTCGACCGACTGAAGAAGTGGACTCACATAAAGCATATTGTGGAGGCAGGTTGACAAGCTTTGCATAAGCAATGTCCTGTTGAATAAAAATCGTTCAAGCTGAAACTCAATTCGACAACAAAATGTATATAATACAAAACTGTGTAAGTTAATTACCTGAGGAACTAGCATGCTTGCAATGGTGATTCCGGAAAGAAGATCTCGTCGAAATTTCGAGAAATTGTACGATTTTGCCCATTCAAGGATTGGAaaaaatacttgtaaaacaaGAATAAATTTTTTATATCTAGAGGAGTTTTGATAATTTACAGAGTGATCATGAAATGGACTGTTTGAAAGAAAAGTTTCTTTAAACCCATGCTTTAGCTCCTTCACAAAGTCTTGTTTAGACTCTAGTCCTCCTTGATGTTGAACTTTTTTAGAGGGAAAATGAGTTAGCATCACTGGGCGATACCCAATTTCGACGCCACCCTCTTTATAATTCATTTTATCGAACTCAGACATTTGTAACACGTGAAAATGTAATGAAAGAATGTTTTAATTGTAAGGAGGTTAATGCCTATGTATGAAATCTAACTTCCGATACTTATAAGACTTATCGTGTGAGCTCGGTCATACTCGTATTGTTATAAGAAAATACTCCCTTCCATTATATTTGTTCTTTTCATCTGTTTTTACACGATCTTTAAGAAGCTACTTTGATCACATTTTTAGACAtgtttatataattatttttgttgaaaaatatattttaacaGAGCGAGTcgaatatattttttatatttcaACTTTATTCATGgtcaaaattttattttctagtatagttttttttttttttttgaatttatgtATGGTTAAATATGATTTTTTTAACGTTATATTTTACATTTGTGTATTACTTATTGAAGATACaactatataaaaaaaattatttagctTGTGCAAATAACTTTGAGTAATAGGGAATAATATATTATTTccaatatatatttaatttaaaattttaaaccCTAACCTTTAAAATtttagtcaaaaaaaaaaaaaactcattaaTTTATTAACAAATCTTTTTGTGTGTATTATCCGATTTAGTCTGAATTTGAGTCGAATAAGACCATTACAGTGATAAATTTCCTTAAGAATTTTAACACGGCTGCATTCGGTGAACACTTAATCTACATTAATAGGTCATATAAAAACTCATTTTGTTAATGGGCAATGCCAGAGCATGTGATACAAACTTTATCAGTATTTTAATGTGTTCTTGTATGTATAATTTCTGTCACTTTGATTGAGTAAAGAATTTTGTTCATTCAATTGATGTTCTGATATAATAAGAAAACAATTAAGCCAAAATGACTCGGTATTTGCGCGTTTTTTTCCAAATGTTAAGTGGAAGAATTTAGTATGATTTAATTAGTTGgcaatttatgaatttttaacaATAGACCGAAGGAACATGGACATCCCTAGATACCTTATCACGAATTAGAGATTCTGGTTTGAGATTTTACAGAACACGTGATTATTACGAAGAGTATAAAGAAAAGAATTAAGAAATATTCAGAATTTAAGTGATTTGGTAttaattttagtttttttttttgggcaagAAATTTGTGTTTAACATGATAACCTAAAACCATAGTAAACCTGAGGTCGACCTCACCTGAATTGACCTCACTCAATATAACCGATCCGAATGTTTATTATTACGCATCTTATTATCCATAGATAAAATAACTCGGTAATAGTTGACCTGAAAATAACCCGAATCTAAAATGACTCGACCCCACCTAAACTCTTGCAAATCTGAAATTAATCTGATCTGAATCCGACCCGGCTAACCTGTTTAGCAAATGCCAAGTCTAACATAAAGGCATAATATGATGTGTTTTCATTCAAATAAAGCTGTCAAAAATACTACAGTAGTACCTTGATTCTTGAAAAGGAAGTGAGCAAAGCATATCAAATCTTCAGATTATGTTTGTGAAGGTCGTGTAAT from Silene latifolia isolate original U9 population chromosome 2, ASM4854445v1, whole genome shotgun sequence encodes the following:
- the LOC141643703 gene encoding sulfate transporter 1.2-like; this encodes MNYKEGGVEIGYRPVMLTHFPSKKVQHQGGLESKQDFVKELKHGFKETFLSNSPFHDHSVNYQNSSRYKKFILVLQVFFPILEWAKSYNFSKFRRDLLSGITIASMLVPQDIAYAKLVNLPPQYALYSSFVPPLIYAAMGSSRSLAIGPVAVVSIMMGNFLQKEYDPVTQADEYRRLAFTTTFFAGITLAALGSLRLGFLAEFLSHAVTIGFMAGAAIVISLQQLKGLLGIKRFTKKTDIISVMHSVVSSARHGWDWRTIVIGVSFLVFLLVAKYIGKKNKRLFWVAAIAPLVSLTLATFFVYITQANKHGVQIVGHIPKGINPLSIDELYFSGANLTKGFKIGAVVGIIALTEALAIGRTFADMRGYELDGNQEMVALGVSNLIGSITSCYVVSGGFGRSAVNYMAGCQTAVSNIVMASIALLTLEFITPLFNYIPNAILASIVISAVLGIIDIKEIIQIWKIDKFDFVACIGAFLGVIFDSFEIGLFIAVCLSVGKIMFRVTRPQTALLGKIPGCSEYKNIQQFSEATLIPGVLIVRVDTSIYFSNSNYIRDRVMKWLKEEEDKVAETNMQKINYLIIDMSAVADMDTSGTHALEKLYRCLQKKNVKLVIGSPGQLVVDKLHASGLMSLIGEDSVFASLTEAVHICSSTTIQEP